The sequence GCAGGCTCCTCTCGCTTGTGATGGTGAGACGAGTCTGTTCCGCAGTGGTCCGAGCAACAAGGAGGGTTCGGTTATTGTTTGATAGCTAACGTTTATGAATTCTGGCGCGGTTTTCCGGCGGGTATCCGCCGCACTTTTTTGGGGGGGTGTTTATGGAAATCCATCAGGTTCGCTACTTTCTGAGCGTTTGTAGAAATCGCAGCTTTACCAAGGCCGCCGAGGAGTGCGGTGTCTCGCAGCCGGCGTTGACGACAGCCATCAAGAAGCTGGAAGCGGAATTGGGAGATCCGTTGTTTCACCGCGAGGGCCGCCGAATAAACCTCAGTCCTCTTGGTGAACTGATGCAGCCGCGGTTCGAGAGCCTCATGGGCGAGATGGAGTCGGCGCAGGAGGCGGCCAAGGGTTACCGCTTGCTGGAGCGGGCGCCGTTGAAGGTGGGAATCATGTCGACCATCGGTCCCAGCCGGATCGGCAACTGCCTCGCCACCTACCAATACAAAAATCCGGGCGTCGATCTTGAAGTCCACGAGGGTTCGCTGGAGCAGCTGGACCGCAAACTGCGCGACGATGAGCTGGATATCGCGATCCTCTCGTCACCGCAGGGTTTTGACGAGCGTTACCGCACGCAGTTGATCTACGCGGAGCGCTACCTGGTAGTCTTCCCGCCCCACCACCGGTTCAAGAATCAGACTGCGGTCGCGCTGGCGGACGTCTCTGACGAACACTATGTCGACCGGTTGGCCTGCGAACTGCGGGAGATTGTCATGGGCGTCTGCGGCCAGCGCAACATCAAGCTCTATGCGAACTTTCGCAGCGAACGCGAGGATTGGATCCAGGCGATGGTGGCGGCGGGGATGGGATTTGCCTTCATGCCGGAATGCTCCATCACACACCATGGCGTCCTTGCAAGGCCGCTGATCGATCCCGAAGTCATGCGCGAGATCCGCCTGGTGCGGATGCCGGGGCGAAAACTGACACCGGCCGCAAGCGCCTTCATGCGCGAGGTGTCGGCGTTCAACTGGCAGTAGCTGCGACGTCAGTGGGCGGTGTGTGAAGCGATCAGGCGTTGCTTGATCGCGGGTCGCGTACGCAGTTGGTGATCACAGCGAACTCCGCCAACGACAGAGTTTCGGGACGGCGCCGGGAATCAATCGCCAGCGCCGTCCACTGCTCCGGCGATACCCATCCCTTGAGAGCGTTGCGCAGCGTCTTGCGGCGCATGGAGAAGGCTTGATTGACGACTTTGGAAAGCAGCGCCGGTTCGGTGACCGTTACCGGCGGCGTGGCGTAGGGAGTCAGCCGCACGATCATGGAATCGACCTTCGGCGGCGGGTGAAAGGCGCCGGGGCGCACCACGAACAGTGGCGTAACGGCGCAGCGGTACTGGATCATCACGCTGAGCCGCCCCCAGTCCCCTCCGCCGGGTTGGGCGGCCATGCGCTCCACCACCTCTTTCTGCAGCATGAAGTGCATGTCCTCGATCACCGCTGCCTGATCGAGCAGATGAAACAGCAGCGGTGTGGAGATGTTGTAGGGCAGGTTGCCCACCACGCGCAGCCTGCCTTCACGGACCAGCTGCCCAAAGTCGAAGCGCAGGGCGTCGGCCTGGTATACCGTGAGTCGTGCGTTGGCGTTGTCGAGTAACCGCAACGGTTCGATGAGGTCGCGATCGAGTTCGATTACCTCCAGGGCGCCAGCGCGTTCCAGCAGTGGCCGCGTGAGCGCACCCTGACCGGGTCCGATTTCGACGAGGTGTTGTCCGGGGCGCGGATCGATGGCATCGACAATGCGCTGGATGACACTCTGGTCGTGCAGAAAGTTCTGGCCGAAACGTTTACGCGGACGGTGTTTCATCGGGCGCTGACGCGCGCCAGTTCAAATGCGGTGTCGATGGCGGCGAACAGGCTGCCTGAATCCGCATTGCCGCTGCCGGCCAAGTCCAGTGCGGTGCCGTGATCGACCGAGGTGCGGATGATGGGCAGCCCCAATGTGATGTTGACGCTGCGCCCGAACCCCAGATGCTTGAGTACTGGCAGACCTTGATCGTGGTACATGGCCAATACCACGTCGGTACGCGCCAGACAGGGGGGTGTGAAGACGGTATCGGCCGGTACCGGACCTTGCAGAACCATCCCTTCGGCGGTGAGGCGCTGCAGAACGGGCCCGATCACCTCGACCTCCTCGCGTCCCAGATGGCCGCCTTCGCCGGCGTGCGGATTGAGCCCGCACACCACGATCCGCGGCCGGGCGATGCCGAAGCGCTGGCGCAGATCGCGATCGAGGATGCGGATGACGGTTTCCAGGGTCGTTGGCGTGATGGCGGCGGCGACGGCATGCAGGGACAGATGCGTGGTCGCGAGGGCGACCCGCAATCCGGGGCAGGCGAGCATCATTACCGGGTGACCGCCGACGCGTTCGGCCAGAAACTCGGTATGACCGCTGAACGCGATCCCCGCTTCGTTGATGATCCCTTTGTGCACCGGACCGGTCACCAGTGCCGCGTAGCGCCCCGTCTGGCAGCCGGCAGCGGCGAGGCGCAATGCGTCAAGCACATACCCGCTGTTGCGCGTGTCGAGCTTCCCGGGGGTGGAGGCAACGGCGAGAGCGACCGCTTCGACGCGCAGACCGTTGGCGGGGACGGCAGTGGCCGGGGTGTCAGCCGCGACCGGTTCGACTGCCCGGCCCAGGGCGCGGGTGCGTTCACGTATCAGTTCGGGGTCGGCGATGGCGACCAGGTGCGGGCGCAACGGATGATCGAGCAGATGCGCGCAGAGATCCGGACCGATCCCGGCGGGTTCGCCGGGCGTGAAGGCAATGGAGGCTACCGGGGGCATAGCCGGGAAGCGGTCACTCCTCGGGCCGCAGCTCGACGTAAGCCTCGTCGCGCAGCCGCCGTAACCAGAGCTCGAGCTCTTCCTCGGTCTTGTGTTTGCGGATCTCGTTGATTACCTGTGCGCGCTGATACTCCGCCGTGTCGTCGTGTTTGCGTCGCCCCAATACCTCCACCAGGTGCCAGCCATAACGGGTGCGGAACGGCTCGCTCAGGGTATTGAGCGGCAGGCTGTCGATCATCTGCTCGAACTGGGGCACCATCCGTCCCGGACCAAACCAGCCCAGATCGCCGCCGGCGACCGCCGAGCCGGGATCCTGGGAATTGGCGCGCGCCAGTTCGGCAAAGTCGGCTCCGGCCAGGATACGACTGCGCAGCAGGGCGAGCCGCTGCTGCGCCTGCTGATCGCTGGTGATGGCATCGGTGCGGATCAGGATGTGTCGCGCGTGGGTCTGGGTTACCACCACGGCCTCTTCGCCGCGTGTCTCGAGAAGTTTGATGATGTGAAATCCGCTGGCGCTGCGTATCGGATCGCTGATATCGCCGGTCTGCAACTGACGCAGCGCCTCGGCAAACAACGAAGGAACCTCGCTTGCCTTGCGCCAGCCGAGATCACCGCCCTGCAGCGCCTGCTGACCGGCTGAAACCGCGAGAGCCATCTGCGCGAAATCGGCGCCGTTGCGTAACTCGGTCGCGGTACGCGCGGCCTGCTCACGGGCCTCGCTGATCTGATCAGAGGTGGCCGCCTCGGGTAGGGCGATCAGGATATGGCCCAGGCGGAACTCGCGATTGTTCTGGCCCGGTGCGCCGTGACGTTCGATGAACTCCTCGATCTCCCGATCGCTGACATTGATGCGATTGACAACCTCGCGCCGGCGCAGCTGAGAGATGGTCATCTCCTCGCGAATCTCCTCGCGGAACGCGGCGTAATCGAAGCCGTCGCGTTCCAGTACCTGGCGAAACTGGTCGAGGGTCAGCTTGTTGCGCTGCGCGAGCTCACGCATGGCGTTATTGAGACTGGGATCGTCAACGGTGATGCCGCTGCGCGCCGCCAATTGCAGCTGGATACGGTTGAGGATCTCGCGTTCCAGCAACTGACGACGCAGCACATCCTCGGGTGGCAGCCGGGTCGCCTGCTGCGTCAGGCGTTTGCTGAGCTCCTGGATCTTTCCCTCCAACTCGCTGGCAACGATCACATCGTCGTTGACCACCGCGACGATCCGGTCGAGAGTAGTGACTTCCGAACGCTGGGTCGCGGCAAGTGCCGCGGAGGTGTTGAGCGCGAGTAGCATCGGCAGCAGGGACCACGCAAAGACTAACGGAGTAAGCAATTTCATTGGTGTTCGGGGTGTCTAGTCGGGATGGTAATCAAGGATACCACGTTCCAAAACGCTCTCGACGCTGCCACCAAACTTGGCCAGCCCCTTGAGCACCAGCTGCAGCATGACGCTGCTGTTATAAGTCCCGTCGTCGTCGTTCAGGAAGCGGCGGCCAACGAGGCGCAGCGCCCAACAGCAACTCTCGTATTCGACACCGATAAAGGTCTCCAGATCCCTGCTGTTCAGCAGCGAATAGTTCCAGCGCGCGACGCCGTGCCAGCGCGGGTTGAAGGGCCACCGTAGCGAGAGGTCGGTCTGTTCGAGCTCGTTTTCCTGGAAGCGATAGCCGAAATTGAAGATGCGCTCGTTCGAAGGCCGGTACTGGAGGCGCAGACTGTTTTTTGTACCGCGATCAATATCGGGATCCCACTGCAACGTTGCAGCGGCGTTCCAGTGGTGCGGGAGTTGCACCGCGAGTTCGGCAATGATGTCGGATTTCTCGCGTGTCGCCGCCGCAGTGCCGGGAAGTTGCACCAGGCGGTCACGAAAATAGTGAATCTGACCGATACTGGCACGCAGCTGCTCGCGCCCGCTGGCATCGTCGAGCAGCCGGCTGGTCAGAGCGAGGGTCAGCTGGTCGGCGTCGCCGACACGATCGGCGCCGCTGAAGCGGTTTTCACGGAACAGGCTGGCGAAGCTGAAATCGGGCTCGGTGGTATCGAACACCGGCAGGTCGTCCTGGTTTTCGTAGGGCACCCGCAGGTAGAACAGGCGCGGCTCCAGCGTCTGGGTGTAGGAATGACCGCGCAGGGCGACAGTACGTTCAAAGGTGAGACCACCATCGACACTGAAGAGATAGAGGTTGCGCTCGGGTTGGGGAGGTGCCCCCGGAGCGCGGTTCGAGAGCTCATAGCCGGTATGCCGGGCACTCAATCTGGGTGTCAGATAACCCCAGGCGCGGCTCATGGGATAGCTGATGCTCGGCAGCAGATCGAAGCGTGCGCCATGTTCATTGAGGCTGTGATCGAAACTGACCCATTCACTGTCAAGATCGAGTTCCCAACCCCCCAGCGCCGCGGGCCGACGCAGACCGAGTGTCAGTTGCGGCACCCGCCGGTAGGGTTTGTCGCTCTCGGCGATCGCTCGGTCTATGGTCTGGTAGCCCTGGGCGCGAACGCGGAAATCCCACAGCGCTCCCAGATAGTTGAGGTCGGCGCGATTCTCCAGATGGGTGGTGCTGGAGATGCTCAGCGTATCGCCAAAATCTTCCAGGTAGTCCTGGTCGGTGACGTATTCCAGCGCGATCTCGGACTGCCAGCCGCTGCGCCATCGGCTGGTGTGGTCGTAGGCCAGCAGTCCGCGATCCTCGTTGTTGTAGTCATCGTCGCTCGGCAGCCAGTCGAGCGCGGCGGTGCCGTTGCTGTTGGTGGTGAGATAGCGAAACTGGGTGCCGAGCAGCAGCCCGCGTTTTGACATCAGCCGCGGTGTGAGGGTCATGTCGTAATTGGGCGCGAGATTGATGTAGTAAGGCGCCCGGATTTCAGTGCCGGTTTTGCTGGAACTGCTGACGGCGGGCAGCAGAAATCCGGTGATGCGTCGATCGGTGATGGGGAACTTGATGTAGGGGAGATAGAGAACCGGCACATTACCCAGTTCGATCCGGGTGTGATAAGCGGTGCCGAACCCTGCGGCCTCGTCGAGTACGATTTCACTGCCACGCAGCCGCCAGGCCTCCGCGTCAGCGTCGCAGGTGGTATAGGTGAAATCGTGGAGCCGGGTACGATCCGGCCCCTCCAGAGTCATGCGTGCCGCGCCGGCGCGGGCGTGGTCTTCGCGTCCCGCCAATTCGACCTGTTCCAGCTCGCCGGTTTCGGTGTCGAGGTTGAGCGTGGCCTTGCCGGCCGACAACGCAAAGCCGCCCGCCTGATAATGCAAGCCGGTGCTGGTTTGCACTTCGGAGGTCTCAGCGTCATAGCGCAGCTCATCGGCGCTGACCCGTTGGTCGGCGCGCTGCAACTGCACCTGGCCGCGGAGCAGGGATCTCTGTTCGGTGGTCTCGGCCTCATCGGCCGATAGCACCATGGGGGCACTGTTGCGCAATGGATCGACGCGATTGCCTTCCGGTACCAGAGTACCCGAAAGCTGGAATGGACCGCATAACCGCCAGGGATCGTCGGACGCACGCTCTCCCTCTTCGGCAGCGGTGATCGATACCGCCCCGCAAAGCAGGATGGCAAACACTACCCAGCGGCAGGGAGGAGCTGGCGTGGACACGATGATCGTTGGTCTTCGCAAGGTGGTGGTACAAAGCTCAATAGCATACTGATTTCGTCCTCCCTTGCCGAGGTAAACGGCTGGCCCGCGCTCTTCGGAGTGGTTAAGCTGTGCGCGCTTGGCGAGGTGATAGACAGCATGGGCGCGAGACTCGAACAACTGAAGCAGTGGCTTGGCGGTGCCGTGGGATTGCCGCCGTTCGCCCTGGAACCAGCATCGGGGGATGCCAGTTTCAGGCGCTATTTTCGCGTTACCTATGACGGGCAGAGCGTCATCGCCGTCGACGCGCCGCCCGCGCAGGAAGACAATCGGCCCTTCGTGCGCGTGGCACGGCAACTCCGCGGATGGGGATTGAACGCCCCGGAGATCCTTGCCGAGGAACCCGAGCTGGGTTTCCTGCTGGTGAGTGATCTTGGCACCGAGCTCTATCGGGAGCATCTCGACGAGACCCGGGTCGAGCGGCTGTACGGCGATGCCCTGAGTGCGTTGCTGGTGATGCAGCTGCGTGGCGCCGAGGTCAGGGAGACGCTGCCGCCCTACGACGAGGCGTTGCTGCTGCAGGAGATGGCGCTGTTTCGCGACTGGTATCTGGGGCGCCATCTGCAACTCGAGCTTACCGGATCGCAGCACGAGGTCATCGAGGCCGCGTACCGGCTGCTGGTGGCGAATGCGCTCTCTCAGCCACAGGTGTTCGTGCATCGCGATTACCATTCGCGCAATCTGCTGCACACGCCGGTCAACAATCCAGGAATACTCGATTTCCAGGATGCGGTGTGGGGTCCGGTAACCTACGATCTGGTCTCGCTGCTGCGCGATTGCTACATCGCCTGGCCGCGCGAGCGGGTCGAGGAGTGGGCGCTCGGTTACCAGAACCTTGCTCACCAGTCGGGGGTGTTGCGCCAATTCGACGAGCTGCGCTTCCTGCGCTGGTTCGATCTCATGGGTGTTCAGCGCCACCTCAAGGCCAGCGGAATTTTCGCGCGCCTCAACTACCGCGATGGCAAACCCAATTACCTGCAGGACATTCCGCGTACCCTGGGTTACGTGGCGGACGTCGCGTCGCGTTATCCTGAACTGTGCGCTCTCCATGAACTACTGAGCACGCTCGGGGCACTGCCCGAGTAAGCTGCGCACTTGTCAGGCCAACCATCCACCCGGTAACGTGAAGCCATGAAAGCGATGGTACTAGCAGCAGGGCGGGGCGAACGTCTGCGTCCCCTGACGGACAATATGCCCAAGCCCCTGCTGCAAGCGGGGGGGCGCGCGCTCATCGAACACCACCTGGTGGCCTTGTCTGCCGCTGGTTTCCACGAGGTAGTCATCAACCACGCCCACCTTGGCGAACGGATCGAGGAGCGCCTGGGCGCTGGCGAGCGCTACGGTCTGCGTATTCGTTACTCCGCGGAGGGCGTTGCGCTCGAAACGGGGGGTGGCGTCCTGCGCGCCCTGCCGCTGCTGGGTGATGCGCCGTTCCTGGTGGTCAACGGTGATATCTGGACCGATTACCCGTTCGCGCGCCTGCGGGGCCTCTCTCCGGAGATGGCGCACCTGGTGCTGGTGGCCAATCCACCCCATAACCCGGGCGGGGATTTTTCGTTGCACGCGGGCCGCGTCGGCATCGCTGCGAACCGACGGCTCACCTTTTCCGGGATCGGGGTTTATCATCCGGCGCTGTTCGCCGGCAGCACCCGGGAGCGCTTTCCCCTGGCGCCGCTGTTGCGGGATGTCGCCGCCCGCGGTCGGGTCAGCGGTGAGCACTACGCGGGGGAGTGGGTGGATGTCGGCACGACCGAGCGACTCGCCGAGGCCGATCGTCTGGCCACCAACAAGCTAGCGGCCGCGCAAGGCGGCTCAGCGCGGGCCTAGGGTGATCTATGGGGCAAGAGATAAGCAGCAGCCACTTTAGCGAAAGCGATTTCGCCGAATTCGACGCGCATCTGCGTGCGGAGACCGAACTGCTGGAGCACTGGT is a genomic window of Pseudomonadota bacterium containing:
- a CDS encoding LysR family transcriptional regulator; protein product: MEIHQVRYFLSVCRNRSFTKAAEECGVSQPALTTAIKKLEAELGDPLFHREGRRINLSPLGELMQPRFESLMGEMESAQEAAKGYRLLERAPLKVGIMSTIGPSRIGNCLATYQYKNPGVDLEVHEGSLEQLDRKLRDDELDIAILSSPQGFDERYRTQLIYAERYLVVFPPHHRFKNQTAVALADVSDEHYVDRLACELREIVMGVCGQRNIKLYANFRSEREDWIQAMVAAGMGFAFMPECSITHHGVLARPLIDPEVMREIRLVRMPGRKLTPAASAFMREVSAFNWQ
- a CDS encoding 16S rRNA (adenine(1518)-N(6)/adenine(1519)-N(6))-dimethyltransferase RsmA, encoding MKHRPRKRFGQNFLHDQSVIQRIVDAIDPRPGQHLVEIGPGQGALTRPLLERAGALEVIELDRDLIEPLRLLDNANARLTVYQADALRFDFGQLVREGRLRVVGNLPYNISTPLLFHLLDQAAVIEDMHFMLQKEVVERMAAQPGGGDWGRLSVMIQYRCAVTPLFVVRPGAFHPPPKVDSMIVRLTPYATPPVTVTEPALLSKVVNQAFSMRRKTLRNALKGWVSPEQWTALAIDSRRRPETLSLAEFAVITNCVRDPRSSNA
- the pdxA gene encoding 4-hydroxythreonine-4-phosphate dehydrogenase PdxA — encoded protein: MPPVASIAFTPGEPAGIGPDLCAHLLDHPLRPHLVAIADPELIRERTRALGRAVEPVAADTPATAVPANGLRVEAVALAVASTPGKLDTRNSGYVLDALRLAAAGCQTGRYAALVTGPVHKGIINEAGIAFSGHTEFLAERVGGHPVMMLACPGLRVALATTHLSLHAVAAAITPTTLETVIRILDRDLRQRFGIARPRIVVCGLNPHAGEGGHLGREEVEVIGPVLQRLTAEGMVLQGPVPADTVFTPPCLARTDVVLAMYHDQGLPVLKHLGFGRSVNITLGLPIIRTSVDHGTALDLAGSGNADSGSLFAAIDTAFELARVSAR
- a CDS encoding molecular chaperone SurA, with translation MKLLTPLVFAWSLLPMLLALNTSAALAATQRSEVTTLDRIVAVVNDDVIVASELEGKIQELSKRLTQQATRLPPEDVLRRQLLEREILNRIQLQLAARSGITVDDPSLNNAMRELAQRNKLTLDQFRQVLERDGFDYAAFREEIREEMTISQLRRREVVNRINVSDREIEEFIERHGAPGQNNREFRLGHILIALPEAATSDQISEAREQAARTATELRNGADFAQMALAVSAGQQALQGGDLGWRKASEVPSLFAEALRQLQTGDISDPIRSASGFHIIKLLETRGEEAVVVTQTHARHILIRTDAITSDQQAQQRLALLRSRILAGADFAELARANSQDPGSAVAGGDLGWFGPGRMVPQFEQMIDSLPLNTLSEPFRTRYGWHLVEVLGRRKHDDTAEYQRAQVINEIRKHKTEEELELWLRRLRDEAYVELRPEE
- a CDS encoding LPS-assembly protein LptD — its product is MFAILLCGAVSITAAEEGERASDDPWRLCGPFQLSGTLVPEGNRVDPLRNSAPMVLSADEAETTEQRSLLRGQVQLQRADQRVSADELRYDAETSEVQTSTGLHYQAGGFALSAGKATLNLDTETGELEQVELAGREDHARAGAARMTLEGPDRTRLHDFTYTTCDADAEAWRLRGSEIVLDEAAGFGTAYHTRIELGNVPVLYLPYIKFPITDRRITGFLLPAVSSSSKTGTEIRAPYYINLAPNYDMTLTPRLMSKRGLLLGTQFRYLTTNSNGTAALDWLPSDDDYNNEDRGLLAYDHTSRWRSGWQSEIALEYVTDQDYLEDFGDTLSISSTTHLENRADLNYLGALWDFRVRAQGYQTIDRAIAESDKPYRRVPQLTLGLRRPAALGGWELDLDSEWVSFDHSLNEHGARFDLLPSISYPMSRAWGYLTPRLSARHTGYELSNRAPGAPPQPERNLYLFSVDGGLTFERTVALRGHSYTQTLEPRLFYLRVPYENQDDLPVFDTTEPDFSFASLFRENRFSGADRVGDADQLTLALTSRLLDDASGREQLRASIGQIHYFRDRLVQLPGTAAATREKSDIIAELAVQLPHHWNAAATLQWDPDIDRGTKNSLRLQYRPSNERIFNFGYRFQENELEQTDLSLRWPFNPRWHGVARWNYSLLNSRDLETFIGVEYESCCWALRLVGRRFLNDDDGTYNSSVMLQLVLKGLAKFGGSVESVLERGILDYHPD
- a CDS encoding aminoglycoside phosphotransferase — protein: MGARLEQLKQWLGGAVGLPPFALEPASGDASFRRYFRVTYDGQSVIAVDAPPAQEDNRPFVRVARQLRGWGLNAPEILAEEPELGFLLVSDLGTELYREHLDETRVERLYGDALSALLVMQLRGAEVRETLPPYDEALLLQEMALFRDWYLGRHLQLELTGSQHEVIEAAYRLLVANALSQPQVFVHRDYHSRNLLHTPVNNPGILDFQDAVWGPVTYDLVSLLRDCYIAWPRERVEEWALGYQNLAHQSGVLRQFDELRFLRWFDLMGVQRHLKASGIFARLNYRDGKPNYLQDIPRTLGYVADVASRYPELCALHELLSTLGALPE
- a CDS encoding nucleotidyltransferase family protein gives rise to the protein MKAMVLAAGRGERLRPLTDNMPKPLLQAGGRALIEHHLVALSAAGFHEVVINHAHLGERIEERLGAGERYGLRIRYSAEGVALETGGGVLRALPLLGDAPFLVVNGDIWTDYPFARLRGLSPEMAHLVLVANPPHNPGGDFSLHAGRVGIAANRRLTFSGIGVYHPALFAGSTRERFPLAPLLRDVAARGRVSGEHYAGEWVDVGTTERLAEADRLATNKLAAAQGGSARA